In one Corythoichthys intestinalis isolate RoL2023-P3 chromosome 16, ASM3026506v1, whole genome shotgun sequence genomic region, the following are encoded:
- the LOC130931888 gene encoding BTB/POZ domain-containing protein 17-like: MREMMPSCHQNFLFGVSLTTLVFLNHFTTVRGAPLKLDSPPEFGATVLNHSMSLVQRMEGLLTAGNGSDVTLRVLTVDTDEVKVIQAHSLVLTMQSDVFEEMLVSRNGSALVLREAPDCAAVFDKFIRYLYCGDVSVRLDQAISLHKLASKYHVWSLKQGLTQYMSQHLSSDSPTGHVVGWYNYALQTGDTALRDSCLQYLSWNLSSVLQSQEWVSISEELLLSLLRRSDLILQTELELYEALEAWTERNEPVGKTAETALRLVRYGMIPPQHLFRLQKQSALMQKYYETVRDLLYLAFQFHSASPVTLAKYFDVNCSIFTPRNYLSSSWGSPWIINNPTRDDRSFSFQTQLGPSGHDASKRVTWNSLFSPRWLPLSARSTYTEMGAMQPTRTDGGRPRVIVTPATSSPDFAGVSFQKTVLVMARQQGKVVVRHVYNFHQSTEEVGDFLEGADLQRRVSEYLIDSSLYLHIVIKPLYHTLLVAKK, translated from the exons ATGAGAGAGATGATGCCCTCCTGTCATCAAAATTTCCTTTTCGGGGTCTCTCTGACCACCTTGGTCTTCTTGAACCACTTTACGACAGTTAGAGGAG CGCCTCTGAAGTTGGACTCGCCCCCGGAGTTCGGGGCCACCGTCCTGAATCACTCCATGAGCCTGGTGCAGCGTATGGAGGGCCTCCTAACAGCAGGGAACGGCAGCGACGTCACCCTCCGTGTGCTCACCGTGGACACAGACGAGGTGAAGGTGATACAGGCCCACAGTCTGGTGCTCACTATGCAGAGCGACGTGTTTGAGGAGATGCTGGTCAGCCGCAATGGCAGTGCTTTGGTGCTGAGGGAGGCGCCCGACTGCGCCGCCGTCTTTGATAAGTTCATCAG GTACTTGTACTGCGGCGACGTGTCTGTCCGTCTGGACCAGGCTATTTCTCTGCACAAGCTAGCCAGCAAGTACCACGTGTGGAGCTTGAAACAGGGCCTGACCCAGTACATGAGCCAACATCTGTCGAGCGACTCGCCCACAGGCCACGTGGTGGGTTGGTACAACTACGCGCTGCAAACGGGGGACACGGCCCTCCGGGACAGCTGCCTGCAGTACCTATCGTGGAACCTGTCGTCGGTGCTGCAGAGCCAGGAGTGGGTGTCCATAAGTGAGGAGCTACTCCTCTCCTTGCTCCGGCGCTCGGATCTAATTCTGCAGACGGAGCTGGAGCTGTACGAAGCCCTGGAGGCTTGGACGGAGCGGAACGAGCCAGTGGGGAAGACGGCAGAGACGGCCCTGAGGTTGGTCCGCTACGGCATGATCCCCCCGCAGCATCTCTTCCGTCTCCAGAAGCAGTCGGCCCTCATGCAGAAGTATTACGAGACGGTGCGGGATCTCCTCTACCTGGCCTTCCAGTTCCATTCAGCCTCGCCCGTCACCTTGGCCAAATACTTTGACGTCAACTGCAGCATTTTCACGCCCCGCAACTACCTGTCGTCCTCCTGGGGCTCCCCTTGGATCATCAACAACCCCACGCGCGACGACCGCAGCTTCAGCTTCCAGACCCAGCTGGGCCCTAGCGGCCACGACGCCAGCAAACGGGTCACGTGGAACTCGCTCTTCTCGCCTCGCTGGCTCCCCTTGAGCGCCAGGTCCACTTACACCGAAATGGGCGCCATGCAGCCCACCCGCACCGACGGAGGGCGTCCCCGCGTCATCGTCACGCCGGCCACGTCCAGCCCGGACTTTGCCGGGGTGAGCTTCCAGAAGACGGTGTTGGTGATGGCCCGGCAGCAAGGCAAAGTGGTGGTCCGCCATGTTTACAACTTCCACCAGAGCACGGAGGAGGTGGGAGACTTCCTGGAGGGCGCCGACCTCCAACGACGCGTGTCCGAGTACCTGATCGATAGCTCCCTCTATCTACACATTGTGATAAAACCACTTTACCATACGTTGCTCGTTGCCAAGAAGTAG